Proteins encoded together in one Camelina sativa cultivar DH55 chromosome 9, Cs, whole genome shotgun sequence window:
- the LOC109126613 gene encoding uncharacterized protein LOC109126613 codes for MEEAEEEDTHDVVVANWMWRLRRGLPVLLEEMYTADVATRSGQNDANEEIVANEQPREDTIELVDLLRTMKQDMKTQFDNISAKIDGLEKRIEPLEVYVKEQEKPKAPVADEQPSTSQEGGRGTKRKRSKK; via the exons atggaagaagctgaggaagaggatacCCATGATGTCGTTGTTGCCAATTGGATGTGGCGCCTTCGTAGAGGACTACCTGTACTTTTGGAGGAGATGTACACAGCCGATGTGGCTACTCGTTCAGGACAAAACGATGCGAATGAGGAAATAGTCGCCAATGAACAACCGAGAGAAGATACTATTGAGTTGGTGGATCTTCTAAGGACCATGAAGCAGGATATGAAAACCCAGTTCGATAACATTTCGGCGAAGATTGATGGGCTTGAAAAAAGGATCGAACCGTTGGAAGTATATGTGAAAGAGCAAGAGAAACCAAAG GCGCCTGTAGCTGATGAGCAACCGAGTACTTCGCAAGAAGGAGGGAGAGGGACGAAGAGGAAAAGGTCTAAgaagtag
- the LOC104710787 gene encoding uncharacterized protein At4g04775-like has product MELSSGSSSNSRFGGRKVCDCGLPAKIFKSKTARNPHRKFYGCELYKEGGNAHCKYFRWVDEEEVKGWPRQALVEAEAEINEKIKMISQLKSTIKELRGDLEKKQLEISSKNAEMERIVYRQRIVITGLTGLLVCAVGAIVFG; this is encoded by the exons ATGGAATTAAGCTCGGGATCCTCCAGTAACAGCAGATTTGGGGGGCGCAAAGTCTGTGATTGTGGATTGCCGGCAAAGATTTTCAAGTCTAAAACGGCAAGAAATCCACATCGAAAGTTTTATGGGTGTGAGTTGTACAAG GAAGGTGGGAACGCTCATTGCAAATACTTTAGGtgggttgatgaagaagaggtgaaAGGCTGGCCGAGACAAGCGTTGGTAGAAGCTGAAGCTGAAATTAACGAGAAGATTAAGATGATCAGTCAACTAAAATCGACAATTAAGGAGCTTCGTGGtgatttggagaagaaacaaTTGGAGATATCATCAAAGAATGCTGAGATGGAAAGAATTGTGTATCGTCAACGCATTGTCATCACTGGATTGACAGGATTGCTTGTATGTGCTGTTGGAGCCATTGTTTTTGGCTga
- the LOC104710786 gene encoding uncharacterized protein LOC104710786: MEQFEADPYYADQKKARKLQAWREAIADGDFGMPRICPCGKRIVNEISPTETEKKRWFTCVKYKDDGLHRRKNWADAIEEETQTLRKDVDNHWERLKEFEPHHTKIYNLQMELKEKSDEIAKLKEELALLTTRVDLLDRLCFD; the protein is encoded by the exons ATGGAACAATTTGAGGCCGACCCATACTATGCTGATCAGAAGAAGGCGAGGAAGTTACAAGCATGGCGAGAAGCCATAGCCGATGGTGATTTTGGCATGCCTCGAATTTGCCCATGTGGCAAACGAATCGTCAATGAGATCTCtccaacagaaacagagaaaaagagatggtttacTTGCGTTAAGTATAAG GATGATGGATTGCACAGGCGGAAAAATTGGGCTgatgcaattgaagaagaaacccaaacCTTAAGGAAAGATGTTGATAACCAttgggagagattgaaggaatTTGAACCCCATCATACTAAGATCTATAATTTGCAGATGGAGCTTAAGGAGAAGAGTGACGAGATTGCCAAACTAAAGGAGGAGTTGGCGTTGCTTACCACTCGAGTCGATCTCCTGGATAGGTTGTGTTTCGATTGA
- the LOC104715132 gene encoding uncharacterized protein At3g43530-like, with product MEHEEDNDASESEETEAMKPLGMHFEPSQYNKKIKLSTRCHIFETLKTLDKLEHPLTSSERDWFENHPQFKHIFHMPREPNHKLMGMWMLLLRTAKIEKKKEAWFVVNGVPIRYGLREHALMSGLDCRCYPLDYKEAGGTVFRRKYFLRKKKITLEDVRRHLLVMQPDRTRDRLKMAVLYFLGSIIAGYTKDSGRDAMGIDDFVVSAVNDLGFCVSFPWGRLSFENMLEEISHTMSHFNGVVVKENALWPVPGFCIPLEFLLFEAVPILANTYVDQIPEADASCPRMCRRKFKRTGQKGFPLKNIGDTLGTTTVSYPSNCHY from the exons ATGGAGCACGAGGAGGACAACGATGCAAGT GAATCGGAGGAAACAGAAGCGATGAAACCTTTAGGAATGCACTTCGAGCCTAGCcagtacaacaagaaaatcaagctatCGACTAGGtgtcatatttttgaaactttgaaaacgCTGGATAAATTAGAGCATCCACTAACTAGTTCTGAGAGGGATTGGTTTGAGAATCATCCACAATTCAAGCACATTTTTCACATGCCAAGGGAACCAAACCACAAGCTTATGGGAATGTGGATGCTCTTACTTCGAACggctaaaatcgaaaaaaagaaggaagcatgGTTTGTTGTGAATGGTGTTCCAATCCGGTATGGTCTGAGAGAACATGCTTTGATGTCTGGATTAGATTGTCGGTGCTATCCACTTGATTACAAGGAAGCCGGCGGTACCGTGTTTcgaaggaaatattttttacgaaaaaaaaagattacacttGAAGATGTGAGGAGACACCTATTGGTAATGCAACCAGATCGTACTCGTGATAGGTTGAAGATGGCGGTTCTCTACTTTTTAGGAAGCATCATTGCAGGCTATACAAAAGACTCGGGGAGAGATGCAATGGGTATCGATGATTTTGTTGTAAGCGCAGTGAATGATCTaggtttttgtgtgtcttttccTTGGGGGAGATTATCATTCGAGAACATGCTAGAAGAGATTTCCCATACAATGAGTCATTTTAATGGGGTCGTGGTTAAAGAGAATGCGTTATGGCCTGTTCCAGGTTTCTGTATTCCATTGGAG tttttactatttgaggCAGTTCCAATTTTGGCGAACACTTACGTTGACCAAATTCCTGAGGCGGATGCAAGTTGTCCTAGGATGTGCAGGAGGAAATTTAAGAGGACCGGTCAGAAAGGTTTTCCTCTAAAGAATATTGGTGATACACTTGGTACAACAACGGTTAGTTATCCTAGCAATTGCCATTATTAA
- the LOC104715133 gene encoding expansin-A25-like produces MNLSMSFVVLLAILVSAANLVLAHVGVTNIDSSWYDAHATFYGDMSGGETMQGACGYGDLFKEGYGLETAALSTALFNNGQTCGACFELMCVNSQYCKPNTGTIKITATNFCPPNYAEPVQYHWCNPPNSHFDLSMKMFLSFAEYRGGIVPVKFRRVMCNKSGGVRFEIKGNPYFIMVLVYNVGGAGDVSNVEIRGHKSNWIAMSRNWGQIWNTGSNLVGQRLSFVVRTSDGRSLAFFNVAPENWGFGQTYEGKLNF; encoded by the exons atgaatctaTCAATGAGTTTTGTTGTATTACTGGCAATTCTTGTGTCGGCGGCCAACCTTGTCTTGGCTCATGTCGGTGTTACGAATATCGACTCTTCGTGGTACGACGCACACGCTACGTTTTATGGCGACATGAGCGGCGGGGAAACCATGC AGGGAGCGTGTGGTTATGGCGATCTATTCAAAGAAGGTTACGGCTTAGAGACCGCGGCGCTAAGCACGGCGTTGTTCAACAACGGACAGACTTGTGGTGCATGTTTTGAGCTCATGTGTGTAAACTCACAGTATTGCAAACCTAACACCGGTACGATCAAGATCACAGCCACAAATTTCTGCCCACCAAATTACGCCGAACCGGTTCAGTACCATTGGTGCAACCCACCTAACAGCCACTTCGACCTATCAATGAAAATGTTCCTTTCGTTCGCTGAGTACAGAGGAGGGATAGTTCCGGTGAAGTTCAGGAGAGTGATGTGTAATAAGAGTGGTGGTGTGAGGTTTGAGATCAAGGGAAATCCTTATTTTATCATGGTTTTGGTGTATAACGTTGGTGGTGCAGGAGATGTCTCTAACGTTGAGATTAGAGGGCATAAGAGTAATTGGATCGCAATGAGTAGGAATTGGGGACAAATTTGGAATACTGGTTCCAACTTGGTTGGACAAAGGCTCTCGTTTGTGGTTCGGACCAGTGATGGTAGGAGCTTGGCGTTCTTTAATGTCGCACCGGAGAATTGGGGGTTCGGTCAAACTTACGAAGGAAAACtcaatttttag